The Raphanus sativus cultivar WK10039 chromosome 6, ASM80110v3, whole genome shotgun sequence sequence TTCAGCAAGGAGGGCATGTATGTAGGAGTTAGATCCACCTGCTATTATAGGGAGCTTCCCACGAGAGATCATCTCAGAGATGGACCCTGACGCCAATGATCGGAACTCCGAGGCAGTTAGTTCGGGGCCATCCGCAGGAAGCTCACCGAGTAGATGGTGAGGGACTCCACATTGCTCAGCGATAGTGATTTGGTTCGTCGTGATCTCCAACCCCTTGTAGAATTGCATTTTGTCAGAGTTGATGATCTCGGCGGAGAAACGGGTTGCAAGATCGACTGAGAGGCGTGACTTTCCTGTCCCGGTGGATCCCATGATGACAACCACTTTCTCCTTGCGCGATTGGTCAATGCAAACGGTCATGGGAGCTACTGACAGTGGTCGCACTCGAGGTCGCCTAGGAGTGGTCGGGACGAGGGAACGAGAGACGAAGGAAGAGGTAAGTGCTTGCATGTCTACCCGGAAGGAGACAAATGTTGTTTATGTCTTCTTCTATAACCTCTATCTAAGATCTGCTCATGAGTCTTGTAGTGGTATGCTTTTTATACActgataacaaaaacaaaaaggatcTTTTAAAAGTTGTTTATAAGGTTAGAAATCCATTATATATTAACTGAGAAGCAGTACAATATAATGTGAGTACTATGTAATTTGTCATCATTTGAAATCCATTATATATTAACCATAACATTaattaataatctaaaatttgtttattctttctttaaataaaatttacacaattatctaatatgattagaatatatatgataattaattattttaataataaagatttgatagcAATTTATGTATcatctattatttttatattattaaaataaattaaataatcacatTAGCCAtatgataacaatttatatttttgtgtatcttgaatttatattattttgtacatTTTACTATTCTGTATATAAAGATATCCAACTTTTTCAAACGATTTATTGATGGCTAAAAATAGTATAAACATATACGAAAATCCAGAAAAGATTGCCAACTCGTTAGTACTGAAAAggataaaagtaaaatttacaGATATCAGATATCCCTATAtttatacaattaaaacagAATCTATATTAATAGAATTCTATCTTTAGGATTTTGAGTTATTTACAATGCTATAcatcattatataatttttctcTAATCGTACGCATCATTTATTCCCATGACCTATTTCAACATTAATGCATCAAATGTGTTGCAACAGAAAAAAAtactatctatgaaaatataattacaaagtaTTCAGTTTACAATTTATTATGAATATCGAAGAGCTTTAACATGATAAATGACTTCACATGTGTGCAAGAATTTAccatatacaaaatataaattttatctcTCTTTTGAATTGCAACTCCCACGAAAATTCGGTTTCGATGTTGGTACCAATTTGAGAACAATATATCTTCCTATAACATAGCTAAAATAACATCTATCTTGAATGGTTTATGAGCTTACCATATACatgataaataatatattatatgagCTAAATGTAACACGACTATTTTGTGCAAGgctaattaatatatatatatatatatatatatatatatatatatatatatatatacatatatatatatatttatttatttatttatttatttatttatttatatatcgtGTAGaaggtaaatatattattttatggcAAAATAAAGAACATCATTCATAGTTTTTGAGTTATCCTCATAAGAGatttcactacaaaaaaagtctACATTGATAGCATATTGTTATAGCACGTTTTACTGAACTGCTATCGtagatgatttaaaaaaaattgtattatataataGCGTTACATAAATGCTATGATATCGAAAAATGCTATGATAGTGAAAATGTGTCTCCTCCTCTATCTTCTCCTACCGGTTTCTTCTCTACGAGTATAAACATCTTTAGAAAGAAAATAacaagtttatttattttggtttcatTGTTTTTCTCGTAGTAAAGATCTGATACGGAACTGTTTAGTACAGAATTGCTAACATGGGTTTTAATTCACTGTTACAAAAGTCTTCATACTATGTTCTAGattttcctttcttcttcaccTCGACAACATCTCTGTAAACTCACCTCTGTAAATCTGTCCAGAGACAACACTGAGTCAAAGTCCGAGACTGAGAGATTACCCTTCCGGTCTAAAAGCAGATTCCCCGGTTTAACATCACCGTCTACAACGCCTAGGCTTCCAACAGAACATGCGGAGATCAGCTGCTGGTTTTAGACCCTGAAGCGTGAAGACATTGAGTTTCAGAGACTGGAGAGAAGCAACACGAGCACTGATCTTATCAAAGGCGTCGACTTTACATCTAGGCTTTTCACCAGAATCATCTCCGTTTCTTCTTGTGTAAACCCAATACCTcgaaaaatcaaaaacagagaCTCTGCATTTCTGCAACAGAAGAATGAGACTTATAAGACGCATACCAGATGTTTGTGAAAATAGTACTTTAGAGAGAAGTAAAAAAATCCACCTACTCATTTGAGTTTTGCCATCAATCGTAGAAGTAGGGCAGTTGCATCGGTGAATTATAGAGAGAGCCATAATTACTTTTGAACCAAAATTGTAAAGGAGCCAAAACCCAAATAAAATCAGTCAAAattggaacaaaaaaaatgtaaccCCTAAAACTACAATCCGTAAATTATATAACCTCCAAACTATAACCCCTAAACTACAAAGGTGTGTGAGtagtgtttagagtttagattaaagataaaaatatgaGGTTTTTGAAGGGTTTAAGCATAAGAtttgaaaatgtataaaaaataatttgatgtacttcaaaccctaaaccctaaaacttaACCCCAAACTTTATATTATGACTACAAATTCTAAACTCAAAAACTTAACCCCAAACCTTATATCAcatttaaaatcctaaactataAACACAAttcctaatttctttttttagtcTCAATCTTAAGCtgagattaaaattttaatattttagaaaaattaatttcaaatattaaatataaacctcaaactaaatatatatatatatatatatatacatatcaaatttcttataaaaatttgaaatctaatcattttaatgttatatcattattttataaatttaaattaataactattgttatataaacaaaattagtcaaaaaaataattacagttactaaaataaaataataactactaaaattttaaaaaccaaaattttcatataacaacaaaatcaaaatataaccaTTAAACTTGTAATTATTCAACATGTCTAAGTTCTTATTCAGAATCTCCAAATtgcaaattttattatttttctatagaTTATAcactttaataataaaattggacaacaaaataaattataaagaaagtaaaaaggTGGACTGCTGTTGGTTAATGCAAGAAAGGTGCGGATCACTCCTTTTCTAATGTTAACCGTTGATGGAGCTTTGATCCAATGGATAGAATgctttcaatattttattttatttttgctttaggtcctttgtctttgtttctctcatctctctcagaTCTTCATCTCTTCTTTTCCTCTACGAAACTCACCACCACAAAGTCTTTCTTCTCCACATCAATCTGCAAATAAAAAGGAGATCCAAATACACATCACTCTTATACGCTCCTCCTCTCCTATCTGAATGGCTCCTTCTCCTCCCTGAACCCTTTTCCGTGAAGCTTCCTCCGTGCTCCTCCGACCGCCTTCTCCGTGAAGCCTCGTCCTCCGTTTTGGTGGCGAAGATGAAGGCGTGAAAGGAGACGACGTCATGAAGAAGGGAGATGCGACGGAGGTGGTACGGAGATgacagaggaagaagacgatGTGGTGGAGATGGGGTAGTGACGAACCAGAAACGGAGGCAGAGGTAGATGCGGTTCAGAAAAAGGTGAATTGAGGCTGAGGCATGAAACACAAGGAGGCGCGGAGACGCGGAAGCAGATGAGATGAGGTGGTGGGCGGcggtttaggtttaggtttaggttAATTAGGTTTTGGTTTAATGTGTTTTAGTTAGTGTATGGTTTAATTTGTTCTGGTTTACttaattttggtttagttttgttaaaCTGATTTTATTGTAAactgattttaattaataataaaatttcattttaattatatttaattttgatttaattattaattatttaatttgtaattaattaattttaattaaataatcaaattattttttaattattttatttctaattataGCATTATATCAATGTCATTATAAATACATCGTAGCACGAATAAGATGATATAGTTAAGTTAGTAATATCATTCATGTATTGCTATCGTATCGTCACATTTTATAGCGTCAAAAAAGTGTTATCATAGAGTAGGTACCTATGATGGCTGCCGATGACATAGCAGATCATAAAATGCTATGAAAGGTCTACTATAGCGTTTATCATGAGCTAAGAATGTTAATATTTGTTGTAGTGTTTTTGGTTAATTCGCCGTTTTCAAACTTGGGAAACAATCATAATCTCCAATTAGTCTCCTATTTACTGtttgtaaattaaattatatctacaaaaatatgtatttaaacttttttagtTACAGAATATCTTTAAATCTTACATACAAATATTCATagaaattttagttattttgagCTTTTAGTTAATTCATAATcatgttttttattaatctgGAAAACATTCAAAATCATTTAAAGCTCAatcagaaaatagaaaattttagcGTTTTATTCCTTAATTTATCTCACCGAATTTTGCTCCTCCATTATTATATGATccacaaaatattgaaaaatagcAACACtagctatattttttttttacagaataCCTAGCTAGTGTAACCTAAATGATTACGAATATGATGCAGGGTTATCTGGTGATGGCATTTGGGCTCTCCAGCAACCAAATGACCCGCTCCGTCGCGGGCTCAGTTTCATTCGAGTATTATACTCTTTACaccaaaacatattttctttttgttattataaataGAGCTATGTCCAACGCTTTCTAAAACCATAGATAGAGTTAtgacatataataaaaatatatatcaaaacataaaaattttaaGTACTTAAATGTCTAATGTGAATGataaagttaaattttaattcCAAAATAAGTCAAAAGTGAAACATAAAACTGTAATAGATTGTGGataacagaagaaaaaaatatcaaatcacatcaaatagTTTTGTTAATAGATTCATAATCAtatgatctttttatttttgataagcTAAAGATCTATGTTTTTAATTAGAATACAAAACAGATTCTAATAATGTAACTCAAAAGATCTAAGAAAAAATAAGTAAACTTTACGTATTAGTTCTACCACTGGTTCAACCAGTAGCCGCATTTAACGGTTGTTGTGGGTTTTAtcaagtttttaaataatatttttttctaaaaaccaAACCGGATTATATACTGGATCACTGAATTTACTAGTTCGACCACATATCctggtttcaaaacactgggtAAAAGTCATACACATTTGAGAACAATGACCTTATTGCCAGGTGAAACTATGGAAATCATCTTAGCAGAATGTAATAAGGGGAACAATATGATATAATAAGGGGAACAATATGTATTTTATGTCCATTTATATACTCTTATATGATATAATAAGGGGaacaatatgatttttttttgctaactcaTAATATGACTTTTTGttctaactattttaaatttggtGTAGTTAACATATAAAATGGTAATAAGATTCACGCAAAAATATCAATTCTGCGCTTTGAAATCGCGGATCCATTCCTATGTAATACCCTTAAGTTTagaatataaaaatcattatccttaaattttatatataaaataaaattgtatgagTACTTCTTGTGtaaacattatattatagacAATCTATATATTTTGGTATTGTAACTCGTATGCGAGATATGTAGTAGAAAATAATGAAACACAATTGCCTGTGAAAAAAGAATAATTTAGCCTGaaagatattatttttaaaatatgtttttttgaccccaaaaatcagttatgtttttttcatcCATTCATATTAAATAACACAAAAGGATATGCATGATCTAATTGTGTTTGTATATAAAAGATGTCttgtcactttttttttaacttgtctACAATACGCATTGATCCATTTAAGTAACAACATTACAACAAGAAAAAGTAAACCTCGTTTTTTCTGATAAATCATGGGCCCCATACATTTGCTTCACTCGTATGTGGTCAAGCCTGGGCCTGGTGGTGATGGTGAAGAGGCCTTGAGTGGGTTGAGATGGTCCAATGATGATCAGATTCTTGATGATAAATGGTTTCAAGAAAGCAAGAAGAAAGATACCAAGGGAGATAGTGCTCATCTTGAAGGGATTAACTGGAAGGTGATTGTGGTTAAGTCACACATGATTAATGCCTTTTGCTTGTCTGGTGGGAATATTGTTTACTACTATGGTTTGCTTGCTTATTTTAAATCAGATGCTGAAGTTGCTACTATCATGGCGCCTGAGGTACAACAACAGTCTCATCCTCTTGAACAGTTAAGTGAATGATATCATTCTTTTTCTGATTTGCTCTACTACGCTGTGTTGTTTATCTTGATTAGTTTGGTCATGCGGTGGCAAGACATACAATCGAGGGTATAACAAAGGGCTTAGGATTTGTAATCATTCAACTGGTTCTCTATCATTTTTCCATGCCTGATTTTGTGAACAAAATGTCTCCATATTTCATGCCTCTTCCTCATTCCAGAAAGTACGTGTTTTCTTACTGTTTATCTCTTTTACATCCTCTGCTTTTGCTTTTGAGAAAGTAAAAACAAGTTCTGATGCAGTCAATTTCGTGTGCTTTTTTTTTCCATCGCAGGATGGAGATTGAGGCCGATTACATCGGTTTGTTGTTGCTTGCATCTGTGGGATATGACCCACAGATGGCTCCCAAAGTGTTTGAGAAGTTGGTGAAGCTAGAGCCATCTAAACATATGATACTCAATGACTATTTAACGACACATCCTTCGGGAGAGAAGAGAGCACGGCTTCTGTCTCAAGCCAATGTGATGGAAGAAGCACTAAGGATCTATAGAGAAGTCCAATATTGGTCGTTACATTGAAGCATTTCTTGCACAAACTTTGTACAAACTTTATGAGAACTAAGGTGAGTAATGTTTTTGATGTTACTGGATGAGAATTAGAAGTATTTGATAGCATATTGGCTTGTATCAGTGGAAGAAGAAGCGTATTAagaggttgaagaagaagagacgaaGGATGAGACATCGATCTAAgtagttttttctttctcctttttttaAGGCCAACATTTTTGAGAGTTTTGTTGGTTTTCTATTTGAATTTGAATGCTTTTGTTGGACCAAATAGATGCGCTATGTTTTCTATCAGAATTACCTTATTACATGAATGGATCCAGCCGGGTTCTcgatttatctttctttattttctacATTCTGCTTATAATTGATGTTCAGTGATGATCTTATAGAATATTGATATTGACTGAGCAAGACTGGTTTTATATCCTTATGTGAGGTTATCAACGCGTCAGAACCTTTTGATTTTATGAACATGAAAATGAAccagttagatttttttttgtcatgtgGATTTAAATTATAGAAACGGgaagaaatatatttgttatatgtATTGATTGAAAAAATTGTGTTGATTATATTTTCGATTCTCATGtgggattttatttttgttttcagaaGACCATTTACTCTTAGATAGTGTTTTAACATttctactagattttgacccgcccttaaaacgggcgggtatattttttgttgaaaaaattcttttatgtaataaaataataatttttgataaattgtatatttcaatattttattaaatttattttaaattaacttatatgacttatttttgctattttaaatatgactaaaattttgaagactaaaaataattttaacctgtaatatgattttatttatttaacccgaagttaaaattatttcacacttatttttttaatttaaataaaatattttatatcgtCAACATTCTCTGTATtgaaaaaattcatttgtgagtttcaaaaaaaattctataattttattaaatttagtttatgttatttagtttttattttaaatgaaactatttttaaggagttgagataattcacacatgtattattattttgttgatttaatcatttcttatttcaatttgaatttattttgagttttcatttaataaatccTTCCAAATCATTAATAGCATGAAAGATTCCTTTGAAAGATACAGTGCAAATACTTAGGaaaataaattgtatatttttactttttattaaatttatcttaaatttacttatttggtttatctttttattttaaatatgactaaattttgaagactctaaataattctaattcgtagtatgattttatttatttaacccgaGGTTatacttattttacactgattttttaataatggtattgtaaaatattttagtagaGATAAATGTTTGAACATAtgcatatttaaaatcaattcttgaaataaatcaactttaaactattattttgatttaaaatatgtatataaaatttaaattttattttatgattattttagacaaaaaatgtttttaggtaattagattagtcaattttgtatatttgaaaACTGATATAAGTAGATAGTTTTTATAATGTAATGGATTGTCAATTTTTATTAACAACATAAGCCATTACTTTTTTCTCTTTGACATACTTTTATCgatgtttaaaaattttatttttttgcattagttttctttgaattaTTAGTAATTTTATGATCCACAACCATAGGAGAATCCTCGCTCCCCTTCCGTCTTATTATCTCTCAGCctaatatatgaaataaaaaaaattataagatcagcaaatatcaaaatcattaaaaaatttataattatattttagtctCAACGACTGGCCAACAAATCAGAAAAGGCGTCATAGATCCAATACACAAAAGAACATTACATCCTCTGCCAATGAGCTCAGTAAACATCATAACCTTTAGATTATCAACATTTATCATAAAAATCTGTAAGCACCTCCTACTTTAAccacacaaaagaaaacaaaaatcttaCACAATTCAGTTGAGAAAACGTAAACCTAAAACGATCAAAATTCCTAATCCACAGTCAGCAAACCAAGTCCAATTAAGTAGAGAGAAATAATTTAtgacttttttttcaaaaataaaaaataatttatgaccTTAGGAAGCTCCTAAAGAGCATTCACCATGAGGTTGGTCACGCAGAATGGACATACACAACTCGGAAATTTTGAAGACTCTATTAAATGATCAGTCATGTGTtgcaaaaaaaatagaataaatcatTAATCATGTATAGAGAATTTAGAGATAGAAGAACAAAGCATACAAAGTTTTGGTTTACCTCATCGATCATGGGAAGAAAATCGCCAGTTGGTTGATTAAAAATAGATGGTCTATcctaaaacacaaaaaaaaaatgatttaaacaaaagaaaaatagaataataatatGTTATTGTATCTATAGAAACCTTTTGTTGGATCTTTAATATCCATCACATGGCTTCCAGCATAATACAGTTCTGCTTGCTTGACAAAACTATAAACCTGCAAAATATTTTGCATATTAATCAACTAAAGTTCGCAAAAAGAAATAATCATTCAAAATAGTagatgaaaatattaaaaaatgcaCCTTATCTATGCATTTACCAGTAACTAACACTTGGCAGTTTTTTCACCGCTCTTCTCATCTGTGAAGCACATAACATTAGTTATAGAAGAGAAAACAATAAAGGATGGAAGTTGGATCATAAAGAACCTTGCTGAACTCTGTCTGGATCAGAGACGATTGGAAAAAGAGTACCGCCATAATCAAGACATAACGATTTGTTTTCCTCTTGAAGCTTCTATGATTTTTTCGAACGTGTCAAGTTCGATGGATGTCGTTTCTGGTTCTGGAAATGAGAGACGATGGTTCTATATATATGAGTTGGTTTGTTATGTTTCCCTTCTTCCACGCCAGTATTTAAGATATTCTATAGAATATAGCTGTTACCAATCCCACATATATCGTTTGATTTGAGAAGTTGCAGATATATAATATAGGAACAAAAGATATTGTACATATTCTCTCGTttctatattttcaaaatttgagtAAATAGTGCTATATTCTCGTGGCTTCAATATATGATCCgacttattttgttttttttttaaaagctaaatacttaactaaaaattaaaaatatagcttaaaataattttagtggcAAATGGTGGTAAATACTTTAAAACTTGAAGGGTACCTCAAAAAAGagccttctgttttaatagtattgatatgttCTTGTAACATTTCTATACACCCTTTCTGTATCTCTATCATTCTGCTCTGTGATGTTATGATGGCAATGTTAATCGATGTTTTATATAGAGGAACTATGTTAGTGATTACGATAAGTACAAAGGATTTGTGAAATTTTGTTGGAGAAACGATAATTTTCATTGGTTTTACACTGCCTGTTTTGATGATCGAACCATTTTAAGTTGAATATGTAAAAGAATTAGCCACGGTGAAGGACGAATCTTTCACACcgcttctctttttctttctttttgtagggctttaaatttattaatttatgtgcTGGGCCTCATTTattctgataccaattgtactAAGTCCATTTTTGGGCTTATTAATGAAAGTCGACAAAATAACAAGTTACCAGAAGCTCCACTTGTGGTTGCCACTCCTCAGAAAGTCAGCTCCATTAGCCTCTCTGAACAGGGATGTGATAAACACAATACTGTATATCTGAAAGTACTTTGCATGTTGGTTTTGTAATCAAAATTGCTTTGTCTAGCAATTTGATGGATTTATTTCTTGTTTATGTGTGAAGTTTTGTGCTGAATGACAATTTGCTCTTGCTCAAAGATGTCTCTGCTTGGTTTGTATGTGGTTTTGAATCAAATTTGTGATACACTTGGTTTCATAACTCTTCATGAGTTAATACATCAAGTAATAgtgatttatttttttcgtgTGAAGTTTTGTGTTGAATGATAATTTGGTTTGCTCAGATATGTGTGCTTGGTATGTATGTTGGTTTTTGAATCAAATTTGTGTATCACTTGGTTTCATAACCTCTTCATGCGCTAATACATTAGTAATAGTGTGATTTTCCCtttggaaataatattttttcaacatAGAGAGAGAGCCTGCAACGAGCCTTCACATTTCTAATAGAAGATGTGGTCACTGGTTAGTTCGTTAACGAGCATGCACCATCTGCAATTCCTCTGTTGACAATGGCCGAGCGTTAGAGGCTGTAGCTGTAACCAAACACAacgagagaagaaaaaaaaaacttcactTCAGCGTTTAATCCTTATACCAAGCATAAGTAAACATTACCTAAAAACAAGATAGTTACAGAaactttttacaaaaatttttttttttgcaaacataGCATAGATTAgcatacaaaaaaaactttttacaaACATAGCATAGATTAGCATCCAAGCAACATCCAACTAGCCACAAAATACAGTACCTGGTCTTGGCTCCATATAGAAAGCTAAAAGAGACTTTTAAGGCGTAAATAAACAGTAATCGTCCGGCCCATGAAAGCCCCATTAGTTTAAGGTCCAGCCCGTATTAGATTCCTTAACGCAGATACCGATTCCATTGTCAAGGACGCCGAAGAAAATCAATCTTCCCTCTCTCCGCCGTAAAACCGCCGAATCGTTTGCGATCGCAGAACGATTGCGATTGAATTTGAAGAAAGCAAAATCAAAAAATGTCTGGGTCGCTGCTCCAAGGGATCCCAGAAGCAGTGGCTCTCCGATGCCTCGCACACGTGCCCTTACACCACCACCCAAACCTAGAGCTCGTCTCCCGCTCCTGGCGCTCAGCGATACGCAGCCGCGAGCTCTTCCGCGTCCGCAACGAACTCAAATCATCAGAATCTCTCCTCTGCGTCTGCTCCTTCGATCCGGAGAACACGTGGCAAGTCTACAGTCCAAACTGCGATCGCTggctcactctctctctcctcccttCCCCGATCCGCCACCTCGCTCACTTCGGCGCCGTCGCAACCTCCGGAAAACTCTTTGTCCTCGGC is a genomic window containing:
- the LOC108807704 gene encoding mitochondrial metalloendopeptidase OMA1-like, with the protein product MGPIHLLHSYVVKPGPGGDGEEALSGLRWSNDDQILDDKWFQESKKKDTKGDSAHLEGINWKVIVVKSHMINAFCLSGGNIVYYYGLLAYFKSDAEVATIMAPEFGHAVARHTIEGITKGLGFVIIQLVLYHFSMPDFVNKMSPYFMPLPHSRKMEIEADYIGLLLLASVGYDPQMAPKVFEKLVKLEPSKHMILNDYLTTHPSGEKRARLLSQANVMEEALRIYREVQYWSLH